In the Solanum pennellii chromosome 5, SPENNV200 genome, one interval contains:
- the LOC114077178 gene encoding uncharacterized protein LOC114077178, with translation MRLCRMIRDRLATAYSHKKSYADNIKRALEFQRVGNVAYEMKLLQDYASVHPMFHVSMLKKYLGYPTSILLVEGSRVDENLSYEEVPIEISHRQVKRLRNKEVATVKVLWQNHLV, from the exons ATGAGGCTATGTAGAATGATCAGAGATAGATTGGCTACTGCATACAGTCATAAAAAATCCTATGCAGACAACATAAAGAGAGCTCTAGAATTTCAG AGAGTAGGAAATGTTGCCTACGAGATGAAGTTACTTCAAGATTATGCTTCTGTTCATCCAATGTTTCACGTTTCAATGCTTAAGAAGTATCTAGGTTATCCAACATCCATCCTTCTTGTTGAGGGGTCCAGAgttgatgagaacctttcttatgaagaggttccaatCGAAATTTCACATCGTCAAGTGAAGCgactgaggaacaaggaggttgccacagTGAAAGTCCTATGGCAGAACCACCTTGTTTAG